Proteins from one Natrinema salinisoli genomic window:
- a CDS encoding acyl-CoA dehydrogenase family protein, with translation MSFQLTAEQQAIRDAVREFGDAEIRPVAAEYEAEHRYPSELLAAAADLDLVAPHVPEEYGGAGMDPISTIIVTEELWRADPGVGGSISAADFGTGMLVEYGDEWMCEEWLPRVTAGETPIATGISEPAHGSNVAGMETHAEKDGNEWVINGQKMWITNGTVADVAIVMAKTSPEKGHNGITAFLTPTDVDGYEATAITNKLGIEAQDTAEIVLDDLRVPEENVVGEVDEGFYQLMGFFAPARADVAAQATGVAQAALEEAIAYANEREQFDQKISEFQAIRHKIAEMATNVEAARSLAYRAGAALESGEDDRATRLASMAKLFASERAVDVTDEALQIHGGAGYVSDHPVERFYRDARITKIYDGTSEIQKNIIADRLL, from the coding sequence CACTGCGGAGCAGCAGGCGATCCGGGACGCGGTCCGGGAGTTCGGCGATGCCGAGATCCGTCCGGTCGCCGCGGAGTACGAAGCCGAACACCGCTATCCGTCCGAACTACTCGCGGCAGCGGCAGATCTGGACCTCGTGGCGCCGCACGTTCCCGAGGAGTACGGCGGCGCGGGGATGGATCCGATTTCGACGATCATCGTCACCGAGGAACTGTGGCGCGCCGATCCCGGCGTCGGCGGGTCGATTTCCGCGGCGGACTTCGGAACGGGAATGCTCGTCGAGTACGGCGACGAGTGGATGTGCGAGGAGTGGCTGCCGCGGGTCACTGCGGGCGAGACGCCGATTGCGACCGGGATCTCCGAACCCGCACACGGGTCAAACGTTGCAGGAATGGAGACGCATGCGGAGAAAGATGGGAACGAGTGGGTAATCAACGGTCAGAAGATGTGGATCACCAACGGCACCGTCGCCGATGTCGCGATCGTTATGGCGAAAACGTCGCCAGAGAAGGGCCACAACGGGATCACCGCGTTCCTCACCCCGACGGACGTCGACGGCTACGAGGCCACGGCGATCACGAACAAGCTCGGGATCGAGGCACAGGACACCGCCGAGATCGTCCTCGACGACCTCCGCGTCCCCGAGGAGAACGTCGTCGGCGAGGTCGACGAGGGGTTCTACCAGCTCATGGGCTTTTTCGCCCCCGCTCGCGCCGACGTCGCCGCGCAGGCGACTGGCGTGGCACAGGCCGCGCTCGAGGAAGCCATCGCCTACGCGAACGAGCGCGAACAGTTCGATCAGAAGATTTCGGAGTTTCAGGCGATTCGACACAAGATCGCCGAGATGGCGACTAACGTCGAGGCGGCGCGTTCGCTCGCCTATCGGGCGGGGGCCGCGCTCGAGTCGGGCGAGGACGACCGCGCCACGAGACTCGCCTCGATGGCGAAGCTGTTCGCGAGCGAGCGGGCCGTCGACGTCACCGACGAGGCGCTACAGATTCACGGAGGCGCGGGATACGTCTCGGATCACCCGGTCGAGCGCTTCTACCGGGACGCCCGGATCACGAAGATCTACGACGGCACGAGCGAGATCCAGAAAAACATCATCGCCGATCGGTTGCTCTAG
- a CDS encoding biotin--[acetyl-CoA-carboxylase] ligase translates to MNETRRAILEALAEGPVSGPALADELDISRAAVWKHIDGLREADFEIESGSSGYELAGVDAYNAPAIEFGLEAPFSIEYHDSVGSTNDRARELATDGATDVAVVADEQTGGRGRLEREWSAPAGGVWVSIVTRPTITPAEAPLYTLAASVAAATAAREAGVDARIKWPNDVVVPVGDDGAYRKLAGILTEMEGQTDRVDWLVAGIGVNANLDSDGLPEGATSVRDEAGDVDRRHFVQRLLEEFDRYRTDLESVVPAWRELALTLGQRVRVDRPAGEIVGEAIDVTESGALVVETDDGRVTVSAGDCEHLRPV, encoded by the coding sequence ATGAACGAAACACGACGGGCGATCCTCGAGGCACTCGCCGAGGGACCGGTCTCGGGGCCGGCGCTGGCCGACGAGCTCGATATCTCGCGAGCGGCGGTCTGGAAGCACATCGACGGGCTTCGGGAGGCCGACTTCGAGATCGAGAGCGGGTCGAGCGGCTACGAACTCGCCGGCGTCGACGCGTACAACGCCCCCGCGATCGAGTTCGGACTCGAGGCCCCGTTTTCGATCGAGTACCACGACTCCGTAGGGAGTACGAACGACCGAGCGCGCGAGCTCGCGACCGACGGAGCGACGGACGTCGCCGTCGTCGCGGACGAACAGACAGGCGGTCGCGGCCGCCTCGAGCGCGAGTGGTCCGCACCCGCGGGCGGCGTCTGGGTGAGCATCGTAACGCGACCGACGATCACACCCGCGGAGGCACCGCTGTACACGCTCGCAGCTTCGGTCGCCGCGGCGACGGCCGCGCGAGAAGCCGGCGTCGACGCCCGGATCAAGTGGCCGAACGACGTGGTCGTCCCGGTCGGCGACGACGGAGCGTACCGAAAACTCGCCGGGATCCTCACCGAGATGGAGGGCCAGACCGATCGAGTGGACTGGCTCGTCGCCGGTATCGGCGTCAACGCGAACCTCGATTCCGACGGGCTCCCCGAGGGTGCGACCAGCGTCCGCGACGAGGCCGGCGACGTCGACCGTCGCCACTTCGTCCAGCGGCTCCTCGAGGAGTTCGATCGCTACCGAACCGACCTCGAGTCGGTCGTCCCCGCGTGGCGCGAACTGGCGCTGACGCTCGGACAGCGCGTGCGCGTCGATCGTCCCGCGGGCGAGATCGTCGGCGAAGCGATCGACGTCACGGAGTCTGGTGCCCTCGTGGTCGAAACCGACGACGGCCGGGTGACCGTTTCGGCGGGCGACTGCGAGCACCTGCGTCCCGTCTGA